In one window of Xiphophorus hellerii strain 12219 chromosome 23, Xiphophorus_hellerii-4.1, whole genome shotgun sequence DNA:
- the LOC116714495 gene encoding uncharacterized protein LOC116714495 — translation MAQESAFCQEISSGVWKLLGPMKQDDVATVVRNDLTIIQFAQSLYNRHGQDPTKYEYIRQKLREIGRLLICLRSEFSIHNLEEAVKPANFQRVVQAVKIVCGFDEEKHSYQTPSLALKLGHTLQKISDIIHCRALMAEDEELIKSTDTFKKLYTSKWSELVSHTALNTLSHAKYNKPLTLPFTEDVQSLHRYLKKSGENAFSNLKEEVSPQNYAELAKVTLAQVIVFNRRRAGEVSKMRLRGFQQRDDSKLHEDVAAGLSKVEKRLCSYFSRVEIIGKRGRKVAVLLSPDVVDALTLLVSKREQCGVCSTNIFLFARPRSQSHYRGQDCLRVYGSQCGAKHPEFLRSTQLRKHVATLSQVLNLKNNEIDQVADFLGHDIRVHREFYRLPVPTTQLAKISKLLLSMEKGHVSTLQGKSLDDIEIEDEIELSEDEEKEDLSDLDDCDSVEPEEPVETVESVEPEEPVEPEEPVEPVEPEQSKNIDDLLGAVSSTAEETVPPVEGKSSFLMSLCFDPSYI, via the exons ATGGCTCAAGAGTCTGCATTCTGTCAAGAGATTTCAAGTGGGGTTTGGAAGCTCCTTGGTCCCATGAAGCAGGATGATGTAGCCACAGTTGTGAGAAATGACCTGACCATTATTCAGTTTGCCCAGTCTCTCTACAACAGACATGGACAAGACCCTACTAAGTATGAGTACATCCGACAGAAGCTCCGTGAAATTGGACGTCTGTTAATATGTCTACGGTCTGAATTCTCTATACATAACTTGGAGGAAGCTGTGAAACCTGCTAACTTCCAAAGAGTTGTCCAGGCAGTAAAGATTGTCTGCGGTTTtgatgaagaaaagcattcaTACCAAACACCAAGTCTTGCACTAAAACTGGGACATACACTACAGAAAATCAGTGACATTATCCATTGCCGAGCGCTCATGGCAGAAGATGAAGAACTGATTAAGTCAACAGACACTTTCAAAAAGCTGTATACATCCAAGTGGTCTGAGTTAGTGTCACATACTGCCTTGAACACTCTGAGTCATGCCAAATATAATAAGCCATTAACCTTACCATTCACAGAAGATGTTCAGAGTCTTCATAGGTACCTTAAGAAATCTggagaaaatgcattttctaaCTTGAAAGAAGAGGTCAGCCCCCAGAATTATGCAGAACTTGCAAAAGTTACTCTTGCACAGGTCATTGTGTTCAATCGAAGACGAGCTGGAGAAGTCTCAAAGATGCGTCTCAGAGGTTTCCAGCAGAGAGATGACTCCAAGCTCCATGAAGATGTTGCTGCTGGATTGTCCAAGGTTGAAAAAAGGCTCTGTAGCTACTTCAGTCGTGTTGAAATAATTGGAAAAAGAGGTCGAAAAGTTGCGGTTCTCCTTTCTCCAGATGTGGTGGATGCTCTGACTCTGCTGGTCAGCAAAAGAGAGCAATGTGGTGTTTGCTCCACAAACATCTTTCTTTTTGCCCGACCAAGATCTCAAAGTCACTACAGGGGCCAAGACTGTTTGCGTGTTTATGGAAGCCAATGTGGGGCGAAGCATCCCGAGTTCCTCAGGTCCACGCAACTCAGGAAGCATGTTGCCACATTGTCACAAGTCCTCAAtctcaaaaataatgaaattgaCCAGGTGGCTGACTTCCTGGGACATGACATTCGTGTCCACAGGGAATTTTATCGCTTACCTGTGCCAACAACACAACTGGCAAAGATTTCTAAGCTTCTTTTGTCCATGGAGAAAGGACACGTATCCACCCTGCAAGGAAAATCCCTTGATGACATCGAAATCGAAG ATGAAATAGAACTAAGTGAGGATGAAGAAAAGGAagatttaagtgacttggaTGACTGCGATTCTGTGGAACCTGAGGAACCCGTGGAAACCGTGGAATCTGTGGAACCTGAGGAACCTGTGGAACCTGAGGAACCTGTGGAACCTGTGGAACCTGAGCAAAGCAAGAATATTGATGATTTGT TGGGAGCAGTGTCATCGACAGCAGAGGAAACTGTCCCTCCTGTTGAAGGCAAGTCAAGTTTCCTTATGAGTCTGTGTTTTGATCCTAGCTACATTTAG